In the Chlamydiales bacterium STE3 genome, one interval contains:
- a CDS encoding putative rRNA methylase YtqB (Product derived from UniProtKB/Swiss-Prot:O34614;Gene name derived from UniProtKB/Swiss-Prot:O34614;EC number derived from UniProtKB/Swiss-Prot:O34614), giving the protein MASLSFLNSPIKVAHHFWKELIEPHDIIVDATLGNGQDALFLADLCLQGHLIGMDIQQQAIDSAKKLLVAYQHVSYLLGSHATFPPTLKPETVKLIVYNLGYLPRGDKSIVTKTSSTLASIEQALPLIMPGGMISLTCYSGHEEGAREEEAVLELAKNLNPHEWCVSYQRWINRHRCPSLVLMSKNLNRS; this is encoded by the coding sequence ATGGCTAGCCTTTCATTCCTAAATTCCCCCATTAAAGTGGCTCACCATTTTTGGAAGGAGCTCATCGAACCGCACGATATCATTGTCGATGCAACTCTTGGAAATGGACAAGATGCCCTATTTTTAGCGGATCTTTGCCTTCAAGGTCATCTAATTGGCATGGATATTCAGCAGCAAGCGATAGACTCTGCAAAAAAACTTCTTGTGGCCTATCAACACGTTAGCTATCTACTAGGCTCACATGCTACTTTTCCTCCTACGCTAAAACCAGAAACTGTGAAATTAATTGTTTACAACCTAGGCTATTTGCCTCGTGGTGATAAAAGTATTGTCACAAAAACCTCTTCAACATTAGCGAGCATCGAGCAAGCTCTTCCTCTTATCATGCCAGGAGGCATGATCAGTCTCACCTGCTATAGTGGGCATGAAGAAGGGGCGCGAGAAGAAGAAGCTGTATTAGAGCTTGCAAAAAATTTGAATCCACACGAATGGTGTGTTAGCTATCAGCGTTGGATTAACCGCCACCGCTGCCCAAGCCTTGTATTAATGAGTAAAAATTTAAACCGAAGTTAA
- a CDS encoding hypothetical protein (Product derived from UniProtKB/Trembl:Q6MAQ4), translated as MIAIFLDIETTGLDYQIHQPIDIAFKIIDLSTGEEKFAYQSVIKVSEEDWELRDFASMEINGYSWEEVEAGKDADVVSSEIMSNLQELKIERGKAVFICQNPGFDKCFFSKLINVYQQERMQWPYHWLDFASMYWAHLTRELTEKKQGFPEALSLSKNAIAVRQQLLEEQLPHKAANGVDHLILCYKAIVGFPVEEKSLIS; from the coding sequence ATGATCGCCATATTTTTAGATATTGAAACAACCGGTCTTGATTATCAAATTCATCAACCAATTGATATTGCTTTTAAAATTATAGATCTTTCGACAGGAGAAGAGAAATTTGCGTACCAAAGCGTAATAAAAGTTTCTGAAGAAGACTGGGAATTAAGAGATTTTGCTAGCATGGAGATTAATGGGTACTCGTGGGAGGAAGTAGAAGCCGGCAAAGATGCTGATGTTGTATCAAGTGAAATCATGAGCAATCTTCAGGAGCTGAAGATAGAAAGGGGTAAAGCTGTCTTTATCTGTCAGAATCCTGGTTTCGACAAGTGTTTTTTTTCTAAGCTAATCAATGTGTACCAGCAGGAAAGAATGCAATGGCCTTACCATTGGCTAGATTTTGCCTCTATGTATTGGGCGCATTTGACTAGAGAGTTAACGGAAAAAAAGCAGGGTTTCCCTGAAGCACTTTCTCTTTCCAAAAATGCGATTGCTGTAAGGCAGCAATTGCTCGAAGAGCAACTTCCTCACAAAGCTGCTAACGGCGTCGACCATTTGATTTTGTGTTACAAGGCGATCGTCGGTTTCCCTGTTGAAGAAAAATCGCTTATTTCTTGA
- a CDS encoding Uncharacterized protein (Product derived from UniProtKB/Trembl:D1R4T4): MFNFIYSFITFIIALFLTALGFLAILTSLFEHIRTTFSMFVLNNALFLFLFGLCLFVSGLAFACYILLSCKRKYVIIHSGSREVSISETLIREYLKIYWKQIFPSQEIPVRLLLNKNKIKIAANLPSTPYEEQKNLLQRIEKDISDLFRDILGYREDIELAISFENTTP, from the coding sequence ATGTTCAATTTTATTTACTCCTTCATCACCTTTATTATTGCTCTTTTTCTAACAGCCTTAGGATTTTTGGCAATTTTAACTTCTCTATTTGAGCACATTAGAACGACATTTTCTATGTTCGTTTTAAACAATGCCCTCTTTCTATTCTTGTTTGGCCTGTGCTTATTTGTTAGCGGCCTCGCATTTGCCTGCTATATTTTATTAAGTTGTAAGCGAAAGTACGTCATCATCCATTCAGGCAGCAGAGAAGTCTCCATCAGTGAAACTCTTATACGGGAATATTTAAAAATTTACTGGAAGCAAATCTTTCCGAGCCAAGAAATACCCGTTCGCCTGCTATTAAATAAGAACAAAATCAAAATCGCAGCAAATCTTCCTTCAACGCCTTATGAGGAACAAAAAAACCTCCTTCAGCGGATAGAAAAAGATATTAGCGATTTATTTAGAGACATCCTAGGCTATAGAGAAGATATTGAGCTTGCCATAAGTTTTGAAAACACCACCCCATAA
- a CDS encoding Uncharacterized protein (Product derived from UniProtKB/Trembl:F8L0W3), which yields MTATEYFSHLLTRFRYPVSLPEDIAQALGVNLSNAQPFKEFVKQLIAPTLKPTTLTKFMIRDQAEQVFCNALRKERFHQSTLFSYYFSEGWLEFVLKFDDKGFLRRVYMMHRDIPERDGREIPLT from the coding sequence ATGACGGCAACCGAATATTTTTCTCATCTTCTTACCCGTTTTCGTTATCCTGTCTCTCTACCTGAAGACATTGCACAGGCCTTGGGTGTCAATTTATCTAATGCTCAGCCTTTTAAAGAATTTGTCAAACAGCTAATCGCTCCCACGTTAAAACCGACAACACTTACTAAATTCATGATACGCGATCAGGCAGAACAGGTATTCTGCAACGCGCTCAGAAAAGAGCGTTTTCATCAAAGTACTCTATTTTCCTATTACTTCAGTGAAGGTTGGCTAGAATTTGTGCTAAAATTTGATGATAAAGGCTTCTTGAGAAGAGTTTATATGATGCATCGTGATATTCCCGAACGAGATGGCCGGGAAATCCCTCTAACTTAA
- a CDS encoding hypothetical protein (Product derived from UniProtKB/Swiss-Prot:Q57772;putative permease MJ0326), protein MSNFLYRFFDLKALSTTIKGEVIAGITTFSTMAYVIFLNPQILSQTGMDFDSCMVATILASTFGCLCMGLLANYPFALAPSMGLNAYFTFGIVMSENIPWQTGLGACFIAGCIFLLLTLSNIRSYILNAIPLSLRIGTIGGIGIFLALIGMKNGGLVVSDPNTLLKLGNINQPEVFLNLIGISAIATLLSLNVRGAILFGIILNWLIGIASGLIVWQGFFSLPPSLFPTLGQFAIMEAFQPKMIPVVLSLIFVAIFDTAGTLLGLAGQGGYLDEKGRLPRTKKVLYSDSLGTMAGAAFGTSPLAIYLESASGIAAGGKSGLTAVVVGILFSFSLFLSPLATSIPHFATSPALIVIGSMMMMQVKELNWADPTEYVPAFLILIAIPLSFSIATGIAIGFMIYPIIKLFSGKAYDLSWIVWIISALFTLKFIYG, encoded by the coding sequence ATGAGTAATTTTCTCTATCGCTTTTTTGATTTGAAAGCCCTTTCAACAACAATTAAAGGGGAGGTCATTGCCGGAATAACAACTTTTTCGACTATGGCTTACGTCATCTTTTTGAATCCCCAGATATTAAGCCAAACAGGCATGGATTTCGATTCTTGCATGGTAGCAACCATTTTAGCCTCTACCTTTGGTTGCCTTTGCATGGGGCTTTTAGCTAACTACCCTTTTGCGCTAGCTCCGAGTATGGGCTTGAATGCTTATTTTACCTTTGGAATTGTCATGAGTGAAAACATCCCCTGGCAAACAGGGCTGGGAGCTTGCTTTATTGCTGGATGCATTTTTCTCCTTTTAACACTATCCAATATCCGCTCCTACATCCTTAATGCTATCCCTCTTTCTCTACGCATAGGGACGATTGGTGGAATTGGCATTTTTTTAGCTCTCATTGGGATGAAAAATGGAGGTCTCGTTGTTAGTGACCCTAATACATTGCTTAAACTAGGAAACATCAATCAGCCGGAAGTTTTTTTAAATCTTATTGGTATCAGCGCAATCGCAACGCTACTTTCTCTCAATGTGAGAGGAGCCATCCTGTTCGGCATCATTTTAAATTGGCTTATCGGCATTGCTTCAGGATTAATCGTCTGGCAAGGGTTTTTCTCCTTACCACCAAGTTTGTTTCCAACTCTTGGGCAGTTTGCCATTATGGAAGCGTTTCAACCAAAAATGATCCCAGTCGTTCTTTCACTTATTTTTGTCGCAATTTTTGATACAGCCGGAACTCTTCTTGGTCTTGCAGGGCAAGGTGGCTATTTAGACGAGAAAGGTCGACTGCCAAGAACCAAAAAAGTTCTTTATAGCGACTCTCTTGGCACTATGGCAGGAGCCGCTTTTGGAACTTCACCGCTGGCCATCTACTTAGAATCCGCATCAGGGATCGCTGCGGGAGGAAAGTCAGGATTAACCGCAGTAGTTGTGGGCATTCTTTTTTCATTTTCCCTTTTTCTAAGTCCTCTCGCTACTTCAATTCCTCATTTTGCCACTTCACCTGCACTGATCGTGATTGGCTCCATGATGATGATGCAAGTTAAAGAGCTTAATTGGGCAGACCCCACCGAGTATGTTCCTGCTTTTCTGATCCTAATTGCAATCCCCCTTTCCTTTAGCATTGCTACAGGGATTGCTATCGGCTTTATGATTTACCCAATTATTAAACTCTTTTCTGGTAAAGCCTATGATCTTTCTTGGATTGTTTGGATTATCAGCGCACTATTTACCTTAAAGTTTATCTATGGCTAG
- a CDS encoding Aconitate hydratase, mitochondrial (Product derived from UniProtKB/Swiss-Prot:P49609;Gene name derived from UniProtKB/Trembl:I0ANL8;EC number derived from UniProtKB/Swiss-Prot:P49609) has translation MLFDIDMIEKFYEQLADKLEKTRKFLNRPLTLSEKILYTHLLHFPNEPAVRGKTYMDFYPDRVAMQDATAQMALLQFACSGRNRTAVPSTVHCDHLILAETGAKEDLERAKDDSREVFDFLQSISNKYGIGFWKPGAGIIHQVVLENYAFPGGLMIGTDSHTPNAGGLGMLAIGVGGADAVDVMAGMSWELKCPKIIGVKLTGKLKGWASPKDVILKLAGILTVKGGTGAIIEYFGEGTESISCTGKGTICNMGAEIGATTSIFPYDSRMRDYLDATGREKVAAQADKMKDCLSGDKEVYKNPEKYYDQMIEINLSELEPHINGPYSPDKAWKLSEFAEAVQANHYPEKIAVALIGSCTNSSYEDIERATSIAKQAIKAGIKTKCPLTITPGSEQIRATIERDGLLKSLEEIGGLVLANACGPCIGQWKRHDVSYGEKNSILTSYNRNFSGRNDANPGTHSFVASPEIVIALALAGSLTFNPEKDVLKNDHGETFKLSAPSGDELPKQGFTPGEIGFIAPANDGSLIEILVDPNSSRLQLLKPFQPWDGEDLKGLRILCKAQGKCTTDHISPAGKWLRFRGHLDNISDNMLSGAVNAFREEIGKGKNQLNGIVEPFSKVARDYKEKGIDWMIIGDENYGEGSSREHAAMEPRYLGCRAVIVKSFARIHETNLKKQGLLALTFSNPSDFDKIRENDILEIVGLRDFRPGIPLTLNIIHENRTSESILLNHSYSEPQIGWFKAGSALNLIGKEELRQNRSS, from the coding sequence ATGCTGTTTGATATCGATATGATTGAGAAATTTTATGAGCAACTAGCCGATAAATTAGAAAAGACGCGCAAATTTCTTAATCGCCCTTTGACATTGTCTGAAAAAATTCTCTACACACACTTGTTACATTTTCCAAATGAACCTGCTGTCAGGGGAAAAACTTATATGGATTTTTATCCCGACCGTGTTGCCATGCAGGATGCAACAGCTCAAATGGCCCTTTTGCAATTTGCGTGCTCAGGAAGGAATCGAACTGCTGTTCCATCAACTGTCCATTGTGATCACCTAATTTTAGCGGAGACAGGGGCCAAGGAAGATTTAGAAAGAGCGAAAGATGATAGCCGTGAGGTTTTTGATTTTTTGCAGAGTATTTCAAATAAATATGGCATTGGCTTTTGGAAGCCTGGAGCTGGAATCATCCATCAAGTTGTATTAGAAAATTATGCTTTTCCTGGTGGACTCATGATCGGAACAGATTCGCATACCCCAAACGCTGGCGGGTTGGGCATGCTTGCGATTGGCGTCGGGGGTGCCGATGCTGTTGACGTAATGGCAGGAATGAGTTGGGAATTGAAATGCCCTAAAATTATAGGTGTAAAGCTAACCGGAAAACTGAAAGGATGGGCTTCCCCAAAAGATGTGATTTTAAAGCTTGCCGGTATCCTAACCGTGAAGGGAGGGACAGGAGCTATCATCGAATATTTTGGAGAAGGAACAGAGTCAATTTCCTGTACGGGGAAAGGGACAATTTGCAACATGGGAGCCGAAATTGGAGCCACAACATCTATCTTCCCTTACGATTCTAGAATGCGTGATTACCTAGATGCAACTGGCAGAGAAAAGGTAGCGGCTCAAGCGGATAAAATGAAAGATTGTCTTAGTGGCGATAAGGAAGTCTATAAGAATCCTGAAAAATACTACGACCAAATGATCGAAATTAATCTTTCAGAGTTAGAACCCCATATCAATGGTCCTTATTCACCAGACAAAGCTTGGAAGCTATCTGAATTTGCTGAAGCTGTCCAGGCTAACCACTATCCAGAAAAAATTGCTGTGGCTTTGATCGGCTCTTGCACAAACTCGAGCTATGAGGATATTGAACGAGCCACAAGTATCGCCAAGCAAGCCATCAAAGCTGGCATTAAAACAAAATGTCCTTTAACAATTACACCAGGTTCAGAGCAGATTCGAGCAACCATTGAAAGAGATGGTTTATTAAAATCTCTTGAAGAAATCGGAGGACTGGTTCTAGCGAATGCTTGCGGACCATGTATTGGCCAATGGAAACGTCACGATGTTTCTTATGGAGAAAAAAATTCTATTCTCACTTCCTACAATCGCAATTTTTCGGGAAGAAATGATGCTAATCCTGGAACGCATTCTTTTGTTGCCAGCCCCGAAATTGTCATCGCCCTTGCTCTTGCTGGGAGCCTTACCTTTAATCCCGAAAAAGATGTTCTGAAAAATGACCACGGTGAAACGTTCAAGCTCTCAGCTCCAAGCGGGGATGAATTGCCAAAACAAGGATTTACTCCTGGTGAGATAGGCTTTATAGCTCCCGCTAATGATGGTTCGTTGATTGAAATTCTTGTTGATCCAAACAGTTCGCGTTTGCAGCTGCTAAAGCCTTTTCAACCCTGGGATGGTGAAGATTTAAAGGGGTTGAGAATTTTATGCAAAGCTCAAGGGAAATGCACGACAGATCATATTTCTCCTGCTGGTAAGTGGCTGCGCTTTCGAGGGCACTTAGATAACATTTCTGACAATATGCTAAGCGGTGCAGTTAATGCATTTAGAGAAGAAATTGGGAAAGGCAAAAACCAGTTAAACGGAATTGTAGAACCTTTTTCGAAAGTAGCTAGAGATTATAAGGAAAAGGGGATTGATTGGATGATCATTGGAGATGAAAATTACGGTGAGGGATCCTCGAGAGAGCATGCTGCAATGGAGCCGCGCTATCTTGGTTGTCGTGCAGTGATTGTGAAAAGCTTCGCTCGCATTCATGAAACTAACCTTAAAAAGCAAGGCCTTCTAGCCCTCACCTTTTCTAACCCTTCTGACTTTGATAAGATAAGAGAAAATGATATTTTAGAAATCGTTGGATTAAGGGATTTTAGACCAGGAATTCCTTTAACATTAAATATCATTCATGAAAATCGAACTTCGGAATCTATCCTTCTCAACCATAGCTACAGTGAGCCTCAAATTGGCTGGTTTAAAGCGGGTAGTGCTCTTAATTTAATTGGAAAGGAAGAGTTAAGACAAAACCGTTCTTCATGA